In Arthrobacter alpinus, a single window of DNA contains:
- a CDS encoding ATP-binding cassette domain-containing protein yields MSEKLLEIKDLVTEFPMRGWGKKPFRALKGINLEVSKGETLGLVGESGSGKTTLGRAVLGLAPVTEGSILFEGRDLAVMNRQQRREMSDQLQVVFQDPYTSLNPAMSIEEILAEPLRVRGTSKSEANTRIAQLLDRVQLPADSGQRLPREFSGGQRQRVAIARALALNPRLIVCDEPVSALDLSTQARILDLFLELQEDTSVAYLFISHDLEVVRHISHRVAVMYGGEIVECGDARQVTERPEHPYTRRLLMASPVPNPAEQKKRREERKLLTL; encoded by the coding sequence GTGAGCGAAAAATTGTTGGAAATCAAAGACCTGGTGACCGAATTCCCGATGCGCGGATGGGGCAAGAAACCGTTCCGTGCGCTGAAGGGCATCAATCTGGAGGTGTCCAAGGGGGAGACCCTTGGCTTGGTCGGGGAATCGGGATCCGGTAAAACCACCCTTGGACGTGCCGTGTTGGGATTGGCTCCGGTGACCGAAGGGTCCATCCTTTTTGAGGGGCGAGATCTGGCCGTCATGAACCGGCAGCAGCGCCGAGAAATGTCCGATCAACTCCAGGTGGTCTTCCAAGACCCCTACACGTCCCTGAACCCTGCCATGAGCATCGAAGAGATCCTGGCCGAGCCTCTCCGGGTTCGTGGCACATCCAAGTCCGAAGCGAACACTCGCATTGCCCAGCTGCTCGACCGAGTCCAGTTGCCGGCAGACAGCGGCCAGCGCCTGCCCCGGGAATTTTCCGGGGGCCAGCGCCAACGCGTTGCGATTGCCAGGGCTCTCGCGTTGAACCCACGGCTCATTGTGTGCGATGAACCCGTCTCCGCCCTGGACCTATCAACTCAGGCAAGGATTCTTGACCTGTTCCTGGAACTTCAAGAAGATACCTCAGTGGCCTACCTGTTCATCTCGCATGACCTGGAGGTGGTCCGCCACATCAGCCACCGCGTTGCCGTCATGTATGGCGGCGAAATTGTTGAGTGCGGCGACGCTCGCCAGGTCACCGAGCGCCCTGAGCACCCTTACACGCGCCGACTGCTGATGGCATCACCGGTTCCCAACCCGGCGGAGCAAAAGAAGCGCCGTGAGGAACGGAAGCTGCTGACACTTTAG
- a CDS encoding ABC transporter permease: protein MIHYVARRLGAGVLLVITASFVVYLLMLVNSAHMAQILLGPDATPDLVARKTVQLGLDKPGIVQYGNWLSHAVRGDLGNSWSDGESVGFLILNRISVTLSLAIGTIIVSVAVSLVIGMAAGVRRGVLDRVVQIISVGGLVFPGFWLALVLVVFIAINLGILPATGYMPFTQDPVGWFLSLVLPVFSLALGAVAGLSQQIRSATIATLEKDYVRTLRSRGLPEWLVLLRHVLRNAAPPTLTIVSLNFIGLMSGAVMIEQIFALPGIGSLAVTSTTSGDIPVVMGTVIIAVIIVVLVNIAVDLVNGWLNPKVRLS from the coding sequence ATGATCCACTATGTTGCGCGCCGTTTGGGCGCCGGAGTTCTTCTTGTTATCACCGCATCTTTTGTGGTGTATTTGCTGATGCTTGTTAACAGCGCGCATATGGCCCAGATCCTACTGGGCCCGGACGCAACCCCGGACCTAGTGGCGCGCAAGACAGTTCAGCTCGGCTTGGACAAGCCGGGAATCGTCCAGTACGGGAACTGGCTGTCCCACGCAGTCCGCGGCGACCTGGGGAATTCCTGGAGCGACGGCGAATCTGTAGGCTTCCTGATTTTGAACCGAATTTCAGTGACGTTGTCCCTGGCCATCGGCACAATCATCGTTTCGGTCGCCGTGTCACTGGTAATCGGCATGGCGGCCGGCGTGCGTCGCGGCGTCCTCGACCGCGTGGTTCAGATCATCTCAGTTGGCGGACTGGTGTTCCCCGGATTCTGGTTGGCACTCGTCCTGGTGGTTTTCATTGCCATCAACCTGGGCATCCTCCCCGCCACGGGCTACATGCCGTTCACCCAGGATCCGGTGGGATGGTTCCTCAGCCTGGTCCTGCCGGTCTTCTCGTTGGCGTTGGGGGCAGTAGCCGGTTTGTCGCAACAAATTCGCAGCGCAACCATCGCCACGCTGGAAAAGGACTATGTCCGTACCTTGCGCAGCCGTGGCCTGCCGGAATGGTTGGTGCTGTTGCGGCACGTCCTGCGCAACGCGGCACCCCCCACGCTGACAATTGTCTCGTTGAACTTCATTGGCCTGATGAGCGGGGCGGTCATGATCGAGCAGATCTTCGCCCTGCCAGGTATCGGTTCCCTTGCAGTTACCTCAACCACCAGTGGCGACATTCCCGTGGTTATGGGAACAGTGATCATTGCGGTGATCATCGTAGTCCTCGTCAACATAGCCGTTGACTTGGTCAATGGCTGGCTCAATCCGAAGGTACGTCTCTCATGA
- a CDS encoding ABC transporter substrate-binding protein codes for MFSRRSVLQGFAVGTVLLGISACSSNKPGTVAAAGEATLTLGAGVEPLSFDPAQSREAQFVQYFQPVFDTLIRRMPDGQPSPMLAKSWSYNADNTELTFMLRDDVKFSDGEAFNAEAAKANLDRFKTAGGPLQAQLVTLESVMAKDATTLVLKLSTQDPSLIVNLGGPSGYMQSPKQFTSANIKTQPIGSGPYKLDRSKTTPGALYTYVKNENYWNKELQQFATIVIKPMKDENARINALRSGQIDGMIATAKTISEAKKSKINVLEYPGDWQGLTFLDRAGTLAPELKDPRVRQAINFAIDKKTILEKVGLGLGEVTSQIFSPKSSAFVKDLDSAYDFDIAKAKSLLAEAGLADGFTLTMPSSSSMDPAMAPALRDGLAQVGIKVDWADVSAAAYQAEQQSGKYPAVFAGFGQPAVGWGAVTQIIAPNAAWNVLKSTDPKIEALLGKIKLASDDAAGPEYQELNKYLVDQAWFAPFFRVTQPYYTSSKVSVEAQSGQAVPSIYNFTPAK; via the coding sequence GTGTTTTCACGTCGCAGTGTCTTACAAGGATTCGCAGTTGGAACTGTTTTGCTGGGAATAAGTGCCTGCAGCAGCAACAAGCCAGGCACCGTCGCCGCCGCCGGGGAAGCAACATTGACTCTAGGTGCCGGCGTCGAGCCTTTGTCTTTTGATCCCGCGCAGTCACGCGAAGCCCAGTTTGTCCAGTACTTTCAGCCCGTCTTCGACACCCTGATCCGCCGCATGCCTGACGGGCAGCCCAGCCCCATGCTGGCAAAATCTTGGAGCTACAACGCCGACAACACGGAGCTGACCTTCATGCTCCGTGACGACGTCAAGTTTAGCGATGGCGAAGCGTTTAACGCAGAAGCGGCCAAGGCCAACCTTGACCGCTTCAAAACCGCCGGCGGGCCGTTGCAGGCACAACTCGTCACGCTTGAGAGTGTCATGGCCAAGGACGCAACAACCCTCGTTCTGAAGCTAAGCACACAGGACCCCAGCCTGATCGTCAATCTCGGTGGCCCCAGCGGCTACATGCAGTCGCCCAAGCAGTTCACGAGCGCCAACATCAAGACCCAGCCGATAGGATCAGGGCCTTACAAACTTGACCGGTCCAAAACAACCCCCGGCGCCCTGTACACGTACGTCAAGAACGAGAACTACTGGAACAAGGAGCTCCAACAGTTCGCCACTATTGTCATCAAGCCAATGAAAGACGAGAATGCGCGCATCAACGCGCTCCGCTCGGGCCAGATTGACGGCATGATTGCAACGGCGAAGACGATTTCCGAGGCCAAGAAATCCAAGATCAACGTTCTTGAATACCCGGGCGATTGGCAGGGCCTGACCTTCTTGGACCGGGCAGGCACACTTGCCCCTGAACTCAAGGACCCCCGAGTTCGCCAGGCCATCAACTTTGCAATCGACAAAAAGACCATTCTAGAAAAAGTGGGCCTAGGGCTCGGCGAGGTCACCAGCCAAATCTTCAGCCCAAAATCGAGCGCCTTCGTCAAGGACCTTGACAGCGCTTACGACTTCGACATCGCCAAAGCCAAGTCGCTGCTGGCTGAGGCCGGTCTTGCCGATGGTTTCACCCTCACCATGCCGTCTTCCTCGAGCATGGATCCGGCCATGGCGCCTGCATTGCGAGACGGGCTGGCCCAGGTCGGCATCAAGGTTGACTGGGCCGACGTATCCGCCGCGGCTTACCAAGCGGAGCAACAGTCCGGCAAGTACCCGGCAGTCTTCGCGGGCTTCGGGCAGCCGGCCGTCGGATGGGGTGCCGTCACGCAGATCATTGCACCCAATGCCGCATGGAATGTCCTTAAGTCAACCGATCCCAAGATTGAAGCGTTGCTGGGAAAGATCAAGCTTGCCTCGGACGACGCCGCAGGGCCCGAATACCAGGAACTAAACAAGTACTTGGTTGACCAGGCCTGGTTTGCACCGTTCTTCCGCGTCACTCAGCCCTACTACACCAGCAGCAAGGTTTCCGTGGAGGCGCAATCTGGCCAGGCCGTTCCCTCGATTTACAATTTCACTCCTGCCAAGTGA
- a CDS encoding dipeptide/oligopeptide/nickel ABC transporter permease/ATP-binding protein — MSTISLTKASATMARRGTWHRLVRAPLALTALILLFVIVLAALAAPLLTVYDPNVGILADALATPGPAHWLGADSAGRDIFARLLFGGRVTLGAAALALTVATVVGVLTGLFAGFYGKWFDVLSEWTTSLVMALPTIMLLLAVRAAVGNILWISMVVLGLHLAPGFHRLTRTIVVGVRHELYVDAARVSGLSDMRIVLRHVLAAVRAPIIINAALTGVVAIGVQSGLEFLGLANTQIASWGTMLNEAMVNLYVAPALMLWPGIALGIVNVALILFGNGLRDALEDRPAAKGGKKRTTAAALAAAAAQDMAGEKVSAVVPDAVLRVEGLRIGYPSADGITTVVHGVDLAVRPGEVLGLVGESGSGKTQTAWSVLDLLPREAKILGGSIVLDGQDRAKLPAGRRRALLGDTLAYIPQEPMSNLDPSFTVGQQLTLPLRRTMGLNRIEAKAKALALLERVGIADPERTFNSYPHQISGGMAQRVLIAGAVSCEPKVLVADEPTTALDVTVQAEVLDLLRSLQQERGMAMLLVTHNFGVVADICDRVAVMQHGRIVETGDVAEIFAAPKHPYTRMLLGSLLHEREPRTRLVDSVQPLEASA, encoded by the coding sequence ATGAGCACCATTTCTTTAACCAAAGCCTCCGCCACCATGGCCCGGCGCGGGACGTGGCACAGGCTCGTGCGTGCACCTCTCGCCCTGACGGCACTGATCCTCCTGTTCGTGATCGTTCTTGCCGCCTTGGCGGCCCCTCTGCTGACCGTCTACGACCCCAACGTTGGAATCCTGGCCGACGCACTCGCCACCCCGGGCCCTGCCCATTGGCTTGGTGCCGACAGCGCAGGCCGCGATATTTTCGCACGCCTGCTTTTCGGCGGCCGGGTAACTCTCGGCGCCGCTGCTCTGGCCTTGACGGTTGCCACTGTGGTTGGTGTCTTGACGGGTTTGTTTGCCGGCTTTTACGGCAAATGGTTTGACGTCTTGTCCGAGTGGACCACCAGCTTGGTGATGGCTCTGCCAACCATCATGCTCCTGTTGGCTGTCCGGGCCGCGGTTGGCAATATTCTTTGGATCAGCATGGTGGTCCTTGGCTTGCATTTGGCTCCCGGCTTCCACCGCTTGACTCGAACCATTGTGGTGGGTGTGCGCCACGAATTGTACGTTGATGCGGCACGGGTCTCTGGTCTGAGTGACATGCGAATAGTCCTTCGCCATGTCCTTGCCGCCGTTCGGGCGCCCATCATCATCAATGCTGCATTGACGGGTGTTGTTGCCATTGGTGTCCAGTCCGGCCTGGAATTTCTGGGGCTCGCCAACACCCAAATCGCCTCGTGGGGAACCATGCTCAACGAGGCCATGGTGAACCTCTACGTTGCACCGGCCCTGATGTTGTGGCCCGGCATTGCCTTGGGCATTGTGAACGTGGCGTTGATCCTCTTTGGCAACGGGCTTCGGGATGCTCTTGAAGACAGGCCGGCTGCCAAAGGTGGCAAGAAGCGCACGACGGCGGCCGCGTTGGCTGCCGCCGCGGCCCAGGACATGGCGGGCGAGAAAGTCTCGGCCGTGGTGCCCGATGCAGTCTTGCGCGTAGAAGGATTGCGCATCGGCTACCCCAGCGCAGACGGCATCACGACCGTAGTTCATGGTGTGGACCTGGCGGTGCGCCCCGGTGAAGTCTTGGGGCTTGTGGGTGAGTCGGGTTCCGGGAAAACACAAACAGCTTGGTCAGTTCTTGACCTGTTACCGCGAGAAGCCAAGATTCTGGGTGGATCCATTGTGCTTGACGGCCAGGACCGAGCAAAACTTCCGGCCGGACGGCGTCGGGCCTTGCTGGGGGACACCCTGGCCTACATTCCCCAAGAGCCGATGTCCAACCTCGACCCATCATTCACCGTGGGGCAACAGCTGACCCTGCCCCTGCGGCGCACTATGGGTTTGAACCGTATCGAGGCGAAAGCCAAGGCCCTGGCACTTCTGGAACGGGTCGGCATTGCTGATCCGGAACGGACGTTCAATTCATATCCACACCAGATTTCAGGCGGTATGGCTCAACGTGTCCTCATTGCCGGCGCCGTCTCCTGCGAGCCCAAGGTGCTGGTGGCCGATGAACCGACCACGGCCCTGGACGTAACAGTCCAGGCAGAGGTCCTTGACCTACTACGCAGCCTGCAGCAGGAACGCGGCATGGCGATGCTGCTGGTCACCCACAACTTTGGCGTGGTGGCCGACATCTGCGACCGGGTGGCAGTGATGCAGCATGGCCGCATTGTGGAAACCGGAGATGTCGCCGAAATCTTTGCGGCCCCGAAGCACCCCTACACCCGGATGTTGCTTGGTTCGCTGCTGCACGAGCGTGAACCGCGGACTCGACTAGTTGATTCGGTACAGCCGTTGGAGGCATCAGCGTGA